The region AACCGGATGTGGTTTTTTTTGGTGAAAACGTCGCGCAACAGACGGCTGCCAGCGCGATGGCGGCGGTCAACAACGCAGCGGGGCTGCTGGTGATTGGATCGTCCTTGATGGCGTACTCGGCGTTTCGGTTGTGCAAAGCGATGGTGGATCAGGGCAAACCGGTGATTGCCATCAACTGGGGCAAGACCCGGGCCGATGATGTGCTGGAAATGAAGATAGAGGCCTCCTGTGAACAGCTCCTGCCGCTGCTGACGCAACGCCTTGGCGGCTGATCGCGCCCTGCCCCGCGCGAACACAACCCTGTGTGCGCGCTTAACGAGCGAGGGGAATGCTCAGGCGATCCTCCAGGTTTTGCTCCTTGAAAATATCGAATAACGCCTGGGCTGCCGCCGACAGTTCATGCCCCGGCTTGGTCAACACGCCAATCGCCCGTTCCACCACCGGGTCACGCAGGGTGATGCAGCGTGCCCCCAACTCCTGCATCTGCCCGGCACACAGCGCCGGCACCGCACTGACACCCAGTCCGCTGGCGACCATCCGGCCGACCGTCGCCAATTGATGGCTTTCAAACTCCACCGGCAATTTCATGCCACGGGCCTGTAAATGCTCTTCGAGCATCACCCGCACGGTGGAAGGTCGCTGCAAGGTGATGAACGGCTCCTGCAGCAGGGTTTGCCAGTCAATATCGTCAAGGGTGGCCAGCGGCGAATCTTGCGGCACCACCGCCACAAAGCGATCGATGTACAACGGGGTGAAGGCCAGAGACGAGCTTTGCGTTGGCTCAAACGACACCCCCAACTCCACTTGGCGATCACGGACCATTTCCAGCACCTGCTCGTTGATCACATCGTTTACCGTGACGTTGACCTTCGGGTAGCGAGCGCGGAACGTCTTGAGGATCGGCGGCAGCAAGTTACCGGCAAACGACGGCATTGCCGCCAGCGTCACGCGCCCGCGCTGCAGAGTGAAGCGCTGACGCATTTCGTCTTCGACGTTGTCCCAGTCCGCGACCAGCCGACGCGCCAGTGGCAGCAGCGATTCGCCCTCGGGCGTCAGCGCCACATTGCGCGTGTTGCGACTGAACAACCGTCCCCCGAGGCCCTCTTCCAGGGCCTTGATGGTCAGGCTCAGCGCCGATTGCGACAGGTGCAACCGCTCGCAGGCGACTGCAAAGCTCAGGCTGTGGGCCACGGCCAGGAAGGCGCGGATTTGCTTGACGGTCATGGTCACGTTGCTCCGGTGTTAAGCGACGAGCGATAGTCTGCAAGACAGGCATAGCGCTTTAATGAGCTTTATCAATCAATCGAAGCAAAAAAACAACTTAACAAATGAATACACCAGCGAGACACTCAACCCACACCGGCTAGCCAGCCGCCCATAAAGAATAAAAGAGGTGCATATGGCAGGTTTCGACAAGCGCGTGAGTTCCTACGAGGAAGCTCTTGCAGGACTTGAAGACGGCATGACCGTGATCGCCGGCGGTTTCGGCCTTTGCGGTATTCCGGAAAACCTCATCGCCGAGATCAAGCGTAAA is a window of Pseudomonas sp. DC1.2 DNA encoding:
- a CDS encoding LysR family transcriptional regulator, with amino-acid sequence MTVKQIRAFLAVAHSLSFAVACERLHLSQSALSLTIKALEEGLGGRLFSRNTRNVALTPEGESLLPLARRLVADWDNVEDEMRQRFTLQRGRVTLAAMPSFAGNLLPPILKTFRARYPKVNVTVNDVINEQVLEMVRDRQVELGVSFEPTQSSSLAFTPLYIDRFVAVVPQDSPLATLDDIDWQTLLQEPFITLQRPSTVRVMLEEHLQARGMKLPVEFESHQLATVGRMVASGLGVSAVPALCAGQMQELGARCITLRDPVVERAIGVLTKPGHELSAAAQALFDIFKEQNLEDRLSIPLAR